A genomic stretch from Hypnocyclicus thermotrophus includes:
- the thiF gene encoding sulfur carrier protein ThiS adenylyltransferase ThiF, whose product MKIGIAGAGGLGSNVAMNLVRTGVLNLKIIDFDRIEESNLNRQFYFYDQIGITKVEALKENLIRINNNLRIEIINEKIEKTNIKKLFEDCDIVIEAFDKDIYKKLFFNTFYNKKKLLVSASGVAGNTIDNLEIKKIGNSFIVGDFQKGIDKHKTYSTKVSMVAAMMANIVLLEGGFCNED is encoded by the coding sequence ATGAAAATAGGAATTGCTGGAGCGGGAGGACTTGGTTCAAATGTTGCAATGAATTTAGTTCGTACAGGAGTATTAAATTTAAAAATAATAGATTTTGATAGAATAGAAGAATCAAATCTTAATAGACAATTTTATTTTTATGATCAAATAGGAATAACAAAAGTAGAAGCATTAAAAGAAAATTTGATTAGAATAAATAATAATCTAAGAATTGAAATAATAAATGAAAAAATAGAAAAAACAAATATTAAAAAATTATTTGAAGATTGTGATATTGTAATAGAAGCTTTTGATAAAGATATATATAAAAAACTATTTTTTAATACTTTTTATAATAAGAAAAAATTATTAGTTTCTGCCTCTGGAGTAGCTGGAAATACAATAGATAATTTAGAGATAAAAAAGATTGGAAATAGTTTTATTGTAGGTGATTTTCAAAAAGGAATAGATAAACATAAAACATATTCAACAAAAGTATCTATGGTAGCTGCAATGATGGCAAATATTGTTTTATTAGAAGGTGGTTTTTGTAATGAAGATTAA
- a CDS encoding thiamine phosphate synthase, producing the protein MKINDLGKYRILDANVNRVAEGIRVIEDIARFDLEDKKLTDKLRNIRHILRKNFQNLDKKFILARDSAHDIGKEISNLNDNDKKLDEIQIILANFKRVTEGLRVIEEITKLIDYKKSKIIENIRYESYYLEKEFNLKIFKNTKKKIPKGIYGITAENFSNGRSNIECVKEMIKAGIKIIQYREKNKTINEKSREAYEIAKICKENNVIFIVNDHIEIAMLVDADGVHLGQEDLDIKSARKILGENKIIGISTHAIEEAQKAKKDGADYIGVGPIFPTTTKDRKAVGLEYLKYIVNNIDIPFVAIGGIKEHNIDKILNIGAYSISLVSEIVGADNIIKKVKIINEKIEKYNNFNK; encoded by the coding sequence ATGAAGATTAACGATCTAGGAAAATATAGAATATTGGACGCTAACGTTAATAGAGTAGCAGAAGGTATCAGAGTAATAGAAGATATAGCTAGATTTGACTTAGAAGATAAAAAATTGACAGATAAATTAAGAAATATTCGGCATATTTTAAGAAAAAATTTTCAAAATCTTGATAAAAAATTTATTTTAGCAAGAGATAGCGCACATGATATAGGGAAAGAAATAAGTAATTTAAATGACAATGACAAAAAATTAGATGAAATTCAAATTATTTTAGCAAATTTTAAAAGAGTAACAGAAGGATTGCGAGTAATAGAAGAAATTACAAAATTAATTGATTATAAAAAATCAAAAATTATAGAAAATATTAGATATGAATCATATTATTTAGAAAAAGAGTTTAATTTAAAAATTTTTAAAAATACCAAAAAAAAAATACCAAAAGGAATTTATGGAATAACTGCTGAAAATTTTTCTAATGGAAGATCAAATATTGAATGTGTAAAAGAAATGATAAAAGCGGGCATAAAAATAATTCAATATCGTGAAAAAAATAAAACAATAAATGAAAAATCAAGAGAAGCATATGAAATAGCAAAGATTTGTAAGGAAAATAATGTAATTTTTATTGTAAATGATCATATAGAGATAGCAATGTTAGTAGACGCTGATGGAGTACATTTAGGTCAAGAAGATTTAGATATAAAATCAGCTAGAAAAATTTTAGGTGAAAATAAAATAATAGGAATTTCTACTCATGCAATAGAAGAAGCTCAGAAAGCTAAAAAAGATGGGGCTGATTATATAGGAGTAGGGCCTATTTTTCCAACAACTACAAAAGATAGAAAAGCTGTAGGATTAGAATATTTAAAATATATAGTAAATAATATAGATATTCCTTTTGTAGCAATAGGAGGGATAAAAGAGCATAATATTGATAAAATATTAAATATAGGAGCTTATTCTATATCGCTTGTAAGTGAAATAGTAGGAGCAGATAATATTATAAAAAAAGTAAAAATAATAAATGAAAAAATAGAAAAATATAATAATTTTAATAAATGA
- the thiC gene encoding phosphomethylpyrimidine synthase ThiC, with amino-acid sequence MNYTTQMDAAKKGIFTKQMEEVVKNEAISKEKLIQKIAEGKIVIPANKNHKNLIGIGVGEGLKTKVNVNIGVSEDEYSEIKELKKVEKALEYKADAIMDLSIFGDTKKFRKKLIETSPIMIGTVPMYDAVAKYGKNIKDMTVDDLFEVVEEHCQDGVDFITVHAGFNRISAERLDNNKRLTHVVSRGGSILYQWMKLNNKENPFYEYYDRLLEICKKYDVTLSLGDGLRPGSIKDSTDPSQIQELLFLGELTKRAWEENVQVMIEGPGHIPLHEIVTNMQIEKKLCHGAPFYVLGPVVTDIAPGYDHITAAIGGAIAASNGADFLCYVTPAEHLRLPDIDDMKEGLIATRIAAHAADIAKGIKGAKDWDNAMSKARGELNWAKMFDLAIDKEKAIEYRKSSMPENDEVCTMCGDMCPIKRIKEVE; translated from the coding sequence ATGAATTATACTACTCAAATGGATGCAGCAAAAAAAGGGATTTTTACTAAACAAATGGAAGAGGTAGTAAAAAATGAAGCAATATCAAAAGAAAAACTTATACAAAAGATAGCAGAAGGGAAAATAGTAATACCAGCTAATAAAAATCATAAAAATCTTATAGGAATAGGAGTAGGAGAAGGCCTTAAAACAAAAGTTAATGTAAATATTGGAGTATCAGAAGATGAATATAGTGAAATAAAAGAACTTAAAAAAGTAGAAAAAGCACTTGAATATAAAGCAGATGCAATAATGGATCTTAGTATATTTGGAGATACTAAAAAATTTAGAAAAAAATTAATAGAAACTTCACCAATAATGATAGGGACTGTACCTATGTACGATGCAGTTGCAAAATATGGGAAAAATATAAAAGATATGACAGTAGATGATTTATTTGAGGTGGTAGAAGAACATTGTCAGGATGGAGTGGATTTTATTACAGTTCATGCTGGGTTTAATAGGATATCAGCAGAAAGGCTTGATAATAATAAAAGACTTACTCATGTAGTTAGTAGAGGAGGTTCTATACTATATCAATGGATGAAACTTAATAATAAAGAAAATCCATTTTATGAATATTATGATAGACTTTTAGAAATATGTAAAAAATATGATGTTACTTTGAGTCTAGGAGATGGACTTAGACCAGGAAGTATAAAAGATTCAACAGATCCATCTCAAATACAAGAATTATTATTTTTGGGCGAACTTACCAAAAGAGCATGGGAGGAAAATGTACAAGTAATGATAGAAGGACCAGGACATATACCATTACACGAGATTGTTACAAATATGCAGATAGAGAAAAAATTATGTCATGGAGCACCATTTTATGTACTTGGACCAGTAGTAACAGATATAGCACCAGGTTATGACCATATTACAGCAGCAATAGGTGGAGCGATAGCGGCATCAAATGGAGCAGATTTTTTATGTTATGTAACTCCAGCAGAACATTTAAGACTTCCAGATATAGATGATATGAAAGAAGGACTTATAGCTACAAGAATAGCAGCACATGCAGCAGATATAGCAAAAGGAATAAAAGGTGCAAAAGATTGGGATAATGCAATGAGTAAAGCTAGAGGAGAGTTAAATTGGGCAAAAATGTTTGATTTAGCTATTGATAAAGAAAAAGCTATTGAATATAGAAAATCATCTATGCCTGAAAATGATGAAGTATGTACAATGTGTGGTGATATGTGCCCAATTAAAAGAATTAAAGAGGTTGAATAA
- a CDS encoding phosphoribosylformylglycinamidine synthase: MNCRLFVEKKKEFGVEANNLLNDFVENLQIRSIDNVRVLNIYDIFNIDETTLDRAKYTIFSEPAVDNIVNVELDKLTNFFATEFLPGQFDQRADSAVQCIKLISDIEDVEVRSGKLLILEGNITKEELEKIKSYYINPVETREKDLFSPLNIESQPIPEEVCTFTNFINFTERELEQFRINNGFAMSFEDIKFIQEYFKNEEKRDPTETEIKVLDTYWSDHCRHTTFETEILNVKIEDEVIKKAFENYLNDREYVHNNKKTMCLMDLATLGMKKMRKLGLLDDLEVSDEINACSIEIKVDVNGKKEDWLLMFKNETHNHPTEIEPFGGASTCIGGAIRDPLSGRAYVYQAMRISGAADITEKIEDTLKGKLPQRVITKEAAHGYSSYGNQIGLATTFVKEIYDEGYKAKRMEVGAVVGAVKKEYVRREKPNPGDIVILLGGKTGRDGCGGATGSSKEHNIDSIVECSAEVQKGNAPEERKIQRLFRNPEVTKLIKKSNDFGAGGVSVAIGELADGLEIDLDKVPVKYSGLNGTELAISESQERMSVVIEKENLDKFIKLANNENIEAVKVAEITDTNRLVMKWKNITIVDISREFLNTNGARAKTEVIVEKVDYNNSPFNINKGKELKERLVETLKELNIAGQKGLVEMFDATIGATTVLMPFGGKYQLSETEGSVQKIPVIEGDTNTVSVMTFGYNPKIAKWSPYHGAAYAVIESIAKVVALGADYKNIRFSFQEYFERLGKDAKKWGKPFSALLGALDMQNAFNLPAIGGKDSMSGTFNDLNVPPTLISFAVTTTDASNIISTEFKKADNYIYLVKHNKNDDFTPNVEELKENFDFIYKNIISKKIVSAFSIKHGGIAEAICKMSFGNKLGVEINTNIDLFEMDYGSIVIEATENLNYKNLIKLGKIVNNNKININGIEFDIDELINIWQGKIEKVFPIYTDKKSEKIEKIDYSKEIFIKKSSKDIKPKVFIPIFPGTNCEYDSMKAFVKAGADVETMVFRNRTHNDIIESINEMKKNIENSQIIMFAGGFSAGDEPDGSGKFIANILLNNEIKSSINKFLEKDSLILGICNGFQALVKSGLLPYGEIGKIDSKSPTLTTNNINRHVSQMVYTRIASTKSPWLTSFSIGDIHRIVVSHGEGKFVASKEILDELVKNGQIITQYVDLEGNPTMNGIYNPNGSYMAIEGIISKDGKIFGKMGHSERMGENLYKNIDGNKVQNIFENGVKYFK, translated from the coding sequence ATGAACTGCAGACTTTTTGTAGAAAAGAAAAAAGAGTTTGGTGTAGAAGCTAATAATTTGCTAAATGATTTTGTTGAAAATTTGCAAATAAGGAGTATTGATAATGTAAGGGTATTAAATATATATGATATATTTAATATTGATGAGACTACATTAGATAGAGCTAAGTATACAATTTTTTCAGAACCTGCTGTGGACAATATTGTAAATGTTGAATTAGATAAATTAACTAATTTTTTTGCAACTGAATTTTTGCCAGGGCAATTTGACCAAAGGGCTGATTCTGCGGTTCAATGTATAAAATTAATTAGTGATATTGAAGATGTAGAAGTAAGAAGTGGAAAACTTTTAATATTAGAAGGAAATATTACAAAAGAAGAATTAGAAAAAATAAAATCATATTATATAAATCCTGTCGAAACAAGAGAAAAAGATTTATTCTCGCCTTTAAATATCGAATCACAACCTATTCCAGAAGAAGTATGCACTTTTACAAATTTTATAAATTTCACAGAACGAGAATTAGAACAATTTAGAATAAATAATGGATTTGCTATGTCATTTGAAGATATTAAATTCATACAAGAGTATTTTAAAAATGAAGAAAAAAGAGATCCAACAGAAACAGAGATAAAAGTGCTAGATACATATTGGTCTGATCATTGCAGACATACTACTTTTGAAACAGAAATTTTAAATGTAAAAATAGAAGATGAAGTAATAAAAAAAGCATTTGAAAATTATTTAAATGATAGAGAATATGTACATAATAATAAAAAAACTATGTGTTTAATGGATTTAGCCACTCTTGGTATGAAAAAAATGAGAAAATTAGGTTTGTTAGATGACTTAGAAGTATCAGATGAAATAAATGCATGTAGTATAGAGATAAAGGTAGATGTAAATGGTAAAAAAGAGGATTGGTTATTAATGTTTAAAAATGAAACTCATAATCATCCGACAGAAATAGAACCATTTGGTGGTGCGTCTACATGTATAGGTGGAGCTATAAGAGATCCTTTATCAGGAAGAGCATATGTATATCAAGCAATGAGAATAAGTGGAGCTGCAGATATTACAGAAAAAATTGAAGATACTTTGAAAGGAAAACTTCCACAAAGAGTAATAACAAAAGAAGCAGCTCATGGATATAGTTCATATGGAAATCAAATAGGACTTGCTACTACTTTTGTAAAAGAGATATATGATGAAGGATATAAAGCAAAAAGAATGGAAGTAGGAGCTGTAGTAGGAGCAGTAAAAAAAGAGTATGTAAGAAGAGAAAAACCAAATCCTGGAGATATAGTAATTTTACTTGGAGGTAAAACAGGTAGAGATGGATGTGGAGGAGCTACTGGTTCATCAAAAGAACATAATATTGATTCAATAGTTGAATGCAGTGCAGAAGTACAAAAGGGAAATGCTCCAGAAGAGAGAAAAATTCAAAGATTATTTAGAAATCCAGAAGTAACAAAACTTATTAAAAAAAGCAATGATTTTGGAGCTGGAGGAGTATCAGTAGCAATTGGAGAATTAGCAGATGGACTTGAGATAGATTTAGACAAAGTACCTGTAAAATATTCCGGTTTAAATGGAACAGAGCTGGCAATATCTGAATCACAAGAAAGAATGTCTGTTGTAATAGAAAAAGAAAATTTAGATAAATTTATAAAACTAGCTAATAATGAAAATATAGAAGCAGTTAAAGTAGCAGAGATTACCGATACAAATAGACTTGTAATGAAATGGAAAAATATTACAATAGTAGATATTTCAAGAGAGTTTTTAAATACTAACGGAGCAAGAGCTAAAACAGAAGTTATAGTAGAAAAAGTAGATTATAATAATAGTCCATTTAATATTAATAAAGGGAAGGAACTAAAAGAGAGATTAGTAGAAACTTTAAAAGAATTAAATATAGCGGGGCAAAAAGGACTTGTTGAAATGTTTGATGCAACAATAGGAGCAACAACTGTACTTATGCCATTTGGTGGTAAATACCAATTAAGTGAAACAGAAGGAAGTGTACAAAAAATACCTGTAATAGAAGGAGATACAAATACTGTAAGTGTAATGACATTTGGATATAATCCTAAAATTGCAAAATGGTCACCATATCATGGGGCAGCATATGCTGTAATAGAATCAATAGCAAAAGTAGTAGCTCTTGGAGCGGATTATAAAAATATTAGATTTTCTTTTCAAGAATATTTTGAAAGACTTGGGAAAGATGCAAAAAAATGGGGTAAACCATTTAGTGCTTTACTTGGAGCATTAGATATGCAAAATGCATTTAATTTACCTGCAATAGGTGGAAAAGATAGTATGAGTGGAACTTTTAATGATTTAAATGTGCCACCAACACTTATATCTTTTGCAGTAACAACAACTGATGCAAGTAATATTATTTCTACAGAATTTAAAAAAGCAGATAATTATATATATTTAGTAAAACATAATAAAAATGATGATTTTACTCCAAATGTAGAGGAATTAAAAGAAAATTTTGATTTTATATATAAAAATATAATAAGTAAAAAAATTGTTTCAGCATTTTCTATTAAACATGGAGGAATAGCAGAAGCAATATGTAAAATGAGTTTTGGAAATAAATTGGGAGTGGAAATTAATACAAATATAGATCTATTTGAAATGGATTATGGAAGTATTGTAATTGAAGCTACAGAAAATTTAAATTATAAAAATTTAATTAAATTAGGTAAAATAGTAAATAATAATAAAATAAATATAAATGGAATAGAATTTGATATAGATGAATTAATAAATATATGGCAAGGTAAAATAGAAAAAGTATTTCCTATTTATACTGATAAAAAATCAGAAAAAATAGAAAAAATAGATTATTCTAAAGAAATTTTTATAAAAAAATCATCTAAAGATATTAAACCAAAAGTTTTTATACCTATTTTTCCAGGAACTAACTGTGAATATGATTCTATGAAAGCTTTTGTAAAAGCGGGCGCTGATGTAGAAACTATGGTGTTTAGGAATAGAACACATAATGATATAATTGAATCAATAAATGAAATGAAAAAAAACATAGAAAATTCACAAATAATTATGTTTGCAGGAGGATTTTCTGCAGGAGATGAACCAGATGGTTCAGGTAAATTTATTGCAAATATTTTATTAAATAATGAAATAAAAAGCAGTATAAATAAATTTTTAGAAAAAGATAGCTTAATATTAGGAATATGCAATGGATTTCAAGCACTAGTAAAAAGTGGATTATTACCATATGGAGAAATAGGAAAAATAGATTCAAAAAGTCCAACTCTTACTACAAATAATATAAATAGACATGTATCACAAATGGTTTATACAAGAATAGCATCAACTAAATCACCATGGTTAACAAGTTTTTCTATTGGTGATATTCATAGGATAGTTGTATCACATGGAGAGGGTAAATTTGTAGCATCTAAAGAAATACTAGATGAACTAGTAAAAAATGGTCAAATAATTACACAATATGTAGATTTAGAAGGAAATCCTACAATGAATGGAATATATAACCCAAATGGATCATATATGGCAATTGAAGGGATAATAAGTAAAGATGGAAAAATATTTGGGAAAATGGGACATTCTGAAAGAATGGGAGAAAATTTATATAAAAATATAGATGGTAATAAAGTACAGAATATTTTTGAAAATGGAGTGAAATATTTTAAATAA
- the purE gene encoding 5-(carboxyamino)imidazole ribonucleotide mutase, with the protein MGKVGIIMGSDSDLPVMKAAAEILEEFNIEYELTVVSAHRTVDRMYEYAKTAEEKGIDVIIAGAGGAAHLPGMVAAITNLPVIGVPVKSSKLNGLDSLLSIVQMPGGVPVATVAINGAKNAGILSAKIIGIKDENIRKKIKLYSENMKKEVEEKAKRLENIGFKEYLK; encoded by the coding sequence ATGGGAAAAGTAGGAATAATAATGGGAAGTGATTCTGATTTACCAGTAATGAAAGCTGCTGCAGAAATATTGGAAGAATTTAATATTGAATATGAATTAACAGTAGTTTCTGCACATAGAACGGTAGATAGAATGTATGAATATGCAAAAACTGCAGAAGAAAAAGGAATTGATGTAATTATAGCAGGTGCTGGAGGGGCAGCACATTTACCAGGAATGGTTGCAGCAATTACTAATTTACCTGTAATAGGAGTACCTGTAAAGAGCTCTAAATTAAATGGGTTAGATTCTTTACTTTCTATAGTTCAAATGCCAGGCGGAGTACCTGTAGCTACTGTTGCAATAAATGGAGCTAAAAATGCAGGTATATTATCAGCAAAAATAATAGGAATAAAAGATGAAAATATAAGAAAGAAAATAAAATTATATAGTGAAAACATGAAAAAAGAAGTTGAGGAAAAAGCAAAAAGATTAGAAAATATTGGTTTTAAAGAATATTTAAAATAG
- a CDS encoding 5-(carboxyamino)imidazole ribonucleotide synthase: protein MKTIGIIGGGQLGKMTILEARKMSIPTIVLTTEHPSPASEISNDYIVGDLYDDEKILELANKCDVVTYEIEHINVKILKEIENQGKKVYPSSNVIEIIQDKSKQKKLLNNYNIPTSYWEYVDKNNLKIQIEKFGFPVVQKSCTGGYDGKGVFILKSKDDIKNIIKEESYFEKYIKCKKELAIMIARNTNGEIKTYPVVEMAFDEKTNICDTVIVPAQISKEIGEKAKKIAIECIKALDGIGIFGIEFFLTEDDEILVNEIAPRPHNSGHYTIEACTTSQYEQFLRAILNYPLGDTTLLSNACMINILGEDGYHGKTKIKNEEEVFKLPKTYLHIYGKRETRPFRKMGHITVLNKDINKAISNAKAAREKLKIISDSLG, encoded by the coding sequence TTGAAGACGATTGGTATTATTGGTGGCGGACAATTAGGGAAAATGACAATTTTAGAGGCAAGAAAGATGAGCATCCCAACAATAGTATTAACTACAGAACATCCTTCACCAGCTAGTGAAATTTCAAATGATTATATAGTAGGAGATTTATATGATGATGAAAAAATTTTAGAATTAGCTAACAAATGTGATGTAGTTACATATGAAATAGAACATATCAATGTTAAAATATTAAAAGAAATAGAAAATCAAGGTAAAAAAGTTTATCCAAGTTCTAATGTAATAGAAATTATTCAAGATAAGTCAAAGCAAAAAAAATTATTAAATAATTATAATATTCCTACATCTTATTGGGAATATGTAGATAAAAATAATTTAAAAATACAAATAGAAAAATTTGGTTTTCCAGTTGTACAAAAAAGTTGTACAGGCGGATATGATGGAAAAGGAGTTTTTATACTAAAATCAAAAGATGATATAAAAAATATAATAAAAGAAGAAAGTTATTTTGAAAAATATATTAAATGTAAGAAAGAATTAGCAATTATGATAGCAAGAAATACTAATGGAGAGATAAAAACTTATCCAGTAGTAGAGATGGCCTTTGATGAAAAAACAAATATATGTGATACAGTAATAGTTCCTGCACAAATCTCAAAAGAGATTGGAGAAAAAGCAAAAAAAATTGCTATTGAATGTATAAAAGCACTAGATGGTATTGGAATATTCGGAATTGAATTTTTTCTAACTGAAGATGATGAAATTTTAGTAAATGAAATAGCTCCAAGACCTCATAATTCAGGACATTATACAATTGAAGCATGTACAACATCTCAGTATGAACAATTTTTAAGAGCTATTTTAAATTATCCTTTAGGAGATACTACACTTTTATCTAATGCATGTATGATAAATATATTAGGAGAAGATGGATATCATGGTAAAACTAAAATTAAAAATGAAGAAGAAGTTTTTAAATTACCTAAAACATATTTGCATATTTATGGTAAAAGAGAAACAAGGCCTTTTAGAAAAATGGGACATATAACAGTATTAAATAAAGATATTAATAAAGCAATATCAAATGCTAAAGCAGCAAGAGAAAAATTAAAAATTATTAGTGATTCACTTGGTTAA
- the purC gene encoding phosphoribosylaminoimidazolesuccinocarboxamide synthase: protein MEIIKKEMLYEGKAKQIFATNDENLVIIHYKDDATAFNGVKKSQINNKGILNNKITAILFEQLEKQGVKTHFKEKLNDREQLCEKLTIFPLEVITRNIIAGSMAKRVGIKEGTKPKNIIFEICYKNDEYGDPLINDHHAIALGLATYDELKEIYTITAKINRLLKDMFDKEGITLVDFKIEFGKNNRGEILLADEITPDTCRLWDKETGEKLDKDRFRRNLGNVEEAYIEILKRLGE, encoded by the coding sequence ATGGAGATTATAAAAAAAGAAATGTTATATGAAGGTAAAGCTAAACAAATATTTGCTACAAATGATGAAAATTTAGTAATAATACATTATAAAGATGATGCTACTGCATTTAATGGAGTAAAAAAATCTCAAATAAATAATAAAGGAATTTTAAATAATAAAATAACAGCAATATTATTTGAACAACTTGAAAAACAAGGGGTAAAAACACATTTTAAAGAAAAATTAAATGATAGAGAACAATTATGTGAAAAATTAACTATTTTTCCTCTTGAAGTAATAACAAGAAATATAATAGCTGGAAGTATGGCAAAAAGAGTAGGGATAAAAGAAGGAACAAAACCTAAAAATATAATATTTGAAATATGTTATAAAAACGATGAATATGGAGATCCTTTGATAAATGATCATCATGCAATAGCATTAGGACTTGCAACCTATGATGAATTAAAAGAGATATATACAATTACAGCTAAAATAAATAGGTTATTAAAAGATATGTTTGATAAAGAAGGAATAACATTAGTTGATTTTAAAATTGAATTTGGTAAAAATAATAGAGGTGAAATTTTATTAGCAGACGAAATAACACCAGATACTTGTAGATTATGGGATAAAGAAACAGGAGAAAAATTAGATAAAGATAGATTTAGAAGAAATCTTGGAAATGTAGAAGAAGCTTATATTGAAATTTTAAAAAGATTAGGTGAGTAA
- the purF gene encoding amidophosphoribosyltransferase has product MYNLTDDKLQEECGIFGIYSKEKRSDIASLMYYGLYALQHRGQESAGITVFDGSEIKVHKGMGRVAEVFTTPKLNEMTGNLAIGHVRYSTCGDSSLINAQPLEAHCKLGYISVAHNGTLVNSKIIRELFEDTGTIFQTTIDSEIILKLISRKASKGIDEAILDTVGAIQGSYALIIAKEKKLIGIRDPYGIRPLCLGQLEDGSYVLSSESCGLDAIGAKLIRDINPGEVLIIDEDGLHSYQYAEKSYKSPCAFEYIYFARPDSEMDGISVYEARYQAGRKLYEQHKIDADIVIGVPDSGIPSAIGFAEASGIPYGIGLIKNKYIARTFIAPTQELREKAISVKLNVLKANIENKRVVIVDDSLVRGTTSKRLVKLLRDAGAKEVHFRSASPAVKFPCYFGIDTAHRDELIASKKSVAEICKEIGADSLEYLEINNLLDSLESKNYCLGCFNGVYPIYAPMENNK; this is encoded by the coding sequence ATGTATAATTTAACAGATGATAAATTACAAGAAGAATGTGGAATTTTTGGGATTTATTCAAAAGAAAAGAGATCAGATATAGCATCATTGATGTATTATGGTCTTTATGCCTTACAACACAGAGGACAAGAGAGTGCAGGAATTACAGTATTTGATGGTTCCGAAATAAAAGTACATAAGGGAATGGGAAGAGTGGCAGAAGTATTTACTACGCCAAAGCTTAATGAGATGACAGGAAATCTTGCTATTGGACATGTAAGATATTCTACTTGTGGAGATTCTTCTTTAATAAATGCCCAACCATTAGAAGCTCATTGTAAATTAGGATATATTTCAGTTGCTCATAATGGAACTTTAGTAAATTCTAAAATTATAAGAGAGTTATTTGAAGATACGGGGACAATATTTCAAACAACAATAGATTCAGAAATAATATTAAAATTAATATCAAGAAAAGCAAGTAAAGGAATAGATGAAGCGATTCTTGATACGGTAGGAGCTATACAAGGTTCATACGCACTTATTATTGCAAAAGAAAAAAAATTAATAGGGATAAGAGATCCATATGGAATAAGACCTCTTTGTTTAGGACAACTTGAAGATGGGAGTTATGTTCTTAGTTCTGAAAGTTGTGGACTTGATGCAATAGGAGCAAAACTTATAAGAGATATTAATCCAGGAGAAGTACTTATAATAGATGAAGATGGACTACATTCATATCAATATGCAGAAAAAAGTTATAAATCACCTTGTGCATTTGAATATATATATTTTGCTAGACCTGATAGTGAAATGGATGGAATATCAGTATATGAAGCTAGATATCAAGCTGGTAGAAAATTATATGAACAACATAAAATAGATGCAGATATAGTTATTGGTGTACCTGACTCTGGGATTCCTTCAGCTATTGGATTTGCAGAAGCATCAGGTATACCTTATGGAATAGGATTAATAAAAAATAAATATATAGCCCGGACTTTTATAGCACCTACTCAAGAATTAAGAGAAAAAGCTATATCAGTAAAATTAAATGTACTTAAAGCAAATATTGAAAATAAAAGAGTAGTAATAGTAGATGATTCTTTAGTAAGAGGTACGACAAGTAAAAGACTTGTAAAACTTCTCCGTGATGCAGGGGCAAAAGAAGTTCATTTTAGATCAGCTTCTCCAGCAGTAAAATTTCCTTGTTATTTTGGAATTGATACTGCCCATAGAGATGAATTGATTGCTTCTAAAAAAAGTGTAGCAGAAATATGTAAAGAAATAGGAGCAGATTCATTAGAATATTTAGAAATAAATAATTTATTAGATAGTTTAGAAAGTAAAAATTATTGTTTAGGTTGTTTTAATGGAGTATATCCAATATATGCACCAATGGAAAATAATAAATAA